In Podarcis raffonei isolate rPodRaf1 chromosome 8, rPodRaf1.pri, whole genome shotgun sequence, the genomic window TAGCCTGGCAGTGGCAGTGCCCCCACTAACCCGCCCCCTGCCCCGCTGTAGATTGCCCACAACAGAGCTCTCTGCAGGGGCTGGACTCCTGCCTAGAGTATGGCATTGCCATTTTGCATACTGGGAGAGTAGTGTTGTCGTCTCTCGCTGACTAGATTGGATAGGCCAGCCTTCCCAACCTGATgctctggactacagctcccatcatctgcagttagcatggccaatagccaaggGTATTGGCAGCCGTAGGCCAAAGCACCTGGACAAATTAGGAATTGCTCTTCTTGTCTGCTTCTCTCCATGTTATTTCCTCAGGACTGTGGGAGGTAGCAGTCAAACACAGAggtgtcttacccatagaggctagtggcgcggggcgccggggcgccaagttctggagggcgccaggaaagaggcggaggctggacgcggcgactcctggcatcagctctctGCCCTAGCTCGCCTCCACCATGCCGCGCTGAAGCATTGCCACGcccggagcctccgtctgccgtggcacgaagcggccagctgagaCAGGAGGTAGAAACCTCTTCCCCgccggaggagccgccctccagtcgctgtccgcctcctccagccccgctggCAGTgccatcctccctaaaaaacCTCTGGGAAGCGGggtggagggagctttgcaccacggcgccaggtatgcttaagacggccctggtctgtaggagtgcaaatatccagagtgtggggtcaggtgggattactatgaggaattataaaatatgcatcaagccattgtgtccaccatgaatgcattgtgttgactgggtttgatacattgacaataatttctgaccaaatcccacaaccctctgcacctctggccatttcctctactgcccatttctcttgcttgacaaggcacgtacacagcccagttgctttGCCAGGCATGCATCCTGGACCATAAAGATAGTGGGCAATCTTCTctgatgtagcttttctgatatgttcaccttaggatgttaatcttagggccaggaaacaggtttcacataaaggtgataatgatcgctgtcctcctggccatccttcttatcatgtgtatTGATTGTTTATGACCTCCAGGGTTGCTGaatgcactcctttgtagttttcattcatttacccaaaagtatgcatgcctaactagtgtttgtagtttaactttgtccccatgtagggtttgttgaaatgctcagaagaaatctgattggttcttacaaacactctgtaaaagttcttttgtgaataaaaacgacctgggccggagggtggagacagagattattatacgcacccttcccagagtcttgctggttcaagcatctgtgtgtattcttattaatcagagttcaatccttcctttgctttgaGAAGGTCTCACTGGTCAAACATAACTATGCTTGAGTGCttgttagtgcatgaagggggaAAGATCTAGACTCAACTAGGTCACACCTTGTCTTCTCTGTGAGGGAGGAGGTGAAGCTGCCACGTAACTGACCAAGGAAGACGTGTCTAAGCAAGCAGCAAGCTTAGAGCAAGTGCTTGAAGCTATCTTTCTACCAAATAGTATTctgcctgtgttctccttgctgctgcttggataaatgcatgaatctGCCCTTTGGAATGTTTTGTAATTAATTCATTTTAAACTTACATAACTgcgtgtggtctgttcattgcaaAGGGGTAGATGAAGGGAGGCAtagaactttaataaataaataatctggagCACTTTAGAGCTTGAAATTAATAGCTGCAAATTTCTTCATGTGAATTTGTACCTTGGTGCTTTTAAATTGTGCTTCAATCCCTTTTTGGGCATTTGGGATTAGTCAGTAATATTTAGCACCTGAAAAGGACCATAGACTTGTTTGGCATCTGTTGCTTATTTTCTGATACATCAAATCTGAAGCAGCATAACCTGTCAAATACTGAATGTCGTCGTATGTTATCTGTCAAGTGGAATCAATTCtttttttgaataaattttattagagTTTATAAAGAGAACTACAAAACAATACCAAATATCTTTTTTATCCAAGATTaatctgaataaaataaaaacatagaggaaaagaggaaaaggagagaaaagaaaagagagaaaacaatgaGACAGAAAATAACTTTAAAGAAGTTCCAATTCTTCGCTACATATAAACAAAAGTCCATTCATCGCAAGGTAATACCCAACAAAACTACTTTCTATGAACCAATATCAATCCCAAAATCCATATGtcattgtttcattttctttttcacacaaaCAGTCTATGAGAGGTTTCCAGTCTTTAGTAAATGTTTAATCAGAGAAAGGTCATTGTTAGCATGTCAATTTTGTCATCTCAGCTAAGTCCGTTAATTTTAACAACCATTCTTCCATTGCTGGTAATAATGCGTCTTTCCATCTTTGTGTATACAACAGTCTTGCCACTgtaatcatatacagtggtacctaaggttaagaacttaatttgttctggaggtctcttcttaacctgaaactgttcttaagctgaggtaccacttcagctaatggggcctcccgctgccgccatgcgatttctgttctcatcctgaagcaaagttcttagcccgaggtactatttctgggtttgcagagtctgtaacctgaagcgtatgtaacccgaggtaccaatgtattgaaACAAAGTTCCATAGTCTTTTTCTAATTGTATATccatggctggacagtgttcccgaagctacaaacatgagtctgaccaaactgcggaggcagtggaagacaggagtgtctggtgtgctctggtccatggggtcacgaagagtcggacacggctaaacgactaaacaacaacaacaaagtccaaGCAGGAAGAATTCTGGTTTCAGTTGGAAGTTAATCTTCATAATTTTCTGCATCAATCTACTACACTTGATAGtagccaaaaggctgagaagCGATAATTCTCTACATCAATCTATGTATTTGTagccattttttttttcttttttacatgtccaccaagcATGAGAAAATGTACCTTCttgttctttacatttccaacatgtatttggaatatttttatacattctGAATAATTTATTAGGAGTTAAATACCAACGGTatatcattttattaaaaaaaaattaagtcatAACACAATGTATATTTTAACTCCTTTGTCCACATATGTTCCCATTGCTCCATTTGTATGTTAAATCCAACATTTTTTGCCCACTTTAAAATTATTAAATGTCACTACATGTTGGTAGTGCCCTTGCTGGTGTTAATACATGACAGGGCCTTTtgggtggtggctccccatttgtggagttCTCTCCCTGGCAAGGCGTGCCGGTCTCCCTCACTATTAAAGTTCAGGAAGAATTTTAAAACATGCCTGTTCACCTAGGCATTGGGTGGGTGAAAGATGATGTTCCCTGCCACCTTGGTGAGGCTATGTGAtggtttaaaaatgcttttagatgttcctaatgctttaaatgtctttacttgttttatttttaattgtgttgcAATCAAATATCCAGAGAATAATGGGAATAATATTTCACATTTCACATTTTACATTTGTGGAAGAGAATTATGAGAATTTTGGGGAGCAAACTTCCTTTAACTCTAAGCGAGCCCTTTTGGCTGTGAGGCAAACAGTGTGTTCCTGACGAGGAAGGCAGAGGCATAAGAATTGGCAGACAAGCATCCTAACAGCTTCTTAATGGAAGTATTTAAACCTTGTTGTTTCTGCAAAAGACAGGCACTGCGCTCCAATCTGTTTGAAAGCCAATAATGGATGGGAATTTACCTCTTCGAATTCTCTGTCTCCAAAATATGAGGCAATGTGGTGAGATGAAGAGGATTTGGGTCTGGGAGACAAGCGGTTATGTTATCAATTTTGCGACCGCCAGcctcccagccccccatttcccttTCTTCGGCCTTCCCTGTCCTCTTGGCTCCATTTATAATTGTAAGCTGTCTGGGGCAGAGACTGTCTGCCTTTCAGCGTCTGCACTTTACAGCACTTAGCACAAACAGGCTTCAATATCCCTGGGGACCTTTAATGATTATTATTACCATATTTCTGCTGTTCCCCAAACACTTCCTTTCTGCTTGATGGGGGAGAAAGTGGCTCTGACGAAAAGGTTGAGCCTGGCAGAATAATGCTGAGCTGTATCTAGAGGTTGTGGGCTCAGGTAATTTCCAATTCTCTTTATAATTCACTGTGAGGTAGGAAGAGGAGTCGCTTGCTTCTTCCCTCACTGCTGAAAAATTGTGATATCTGCTATGTAAATAAACATCCCCCTCTATTGTGTGTTTGATATCCACCAACTCAGAGAGAGTGCACAGGAATCTATTTGCCTTGTATATTTTCAACAGTTTAATTGCTCTTATCAGTCCAGCCTCCTCCTCACATGTACAAATGTTGTGCAGTGGAGAAGCAAACATGGAAAATTcaacatccctccctccccccccatggtTACATTTCACAGGATTTGTATGCTTGTAGGGGCACATTTGTAACTAGAGTAAGCAATTAAAGGGAAACGGAAAACAAAATGTGAGGCCTCCTGCAGTGTCCATCAAGTTAGTTTGTGGATTTCAGACTTCCTTGTTCCACAGGTTCTGGAGATCTACTCTCACTCTTTGCCTCAGTCCCTTCTAGGCTGGCCAGGTGTCCTACATCACAGAGGacagccctctgtttgaaggagtaGGTAGATTGGCATCTAGAGGCAGTGTGGGGTAGTGATTAGAGAGTttgacaaggacctgggagagcagggttcaaatcgccactcagccgtgaagctcgctagacaaccttgggccagtcactgcctctcagcctaacctaattCACAGGGactgagggctcatccatacttctgcttgtcctgtgcctacaAAGAGCAAGTCTGAGAGGTTTCCCCTTTCTCCACTCATTTCCCAGAGAAACTTTAgctctaaattggagcaaacatcaatccatggaaaacctgaattgctgtttgctccaattgagcgctaaagagccGTTTTCCtcaggggaaagcagcaagacaagaggaagtgtggataggCCCTAAATGACGGTGGGGAGAGCCATGTATGTTTCCTtggaggatataaatgcaataaaataaataaattagtataAGTTCTCTAGCTGATTTCTGGTATCCCGGCACAGCTTTATGTCTGCCAACAGTTTAACAATGGCAAGGAAAATTGCAAAGAAAACCAACATCATGTGCCTTGGACCCACTAGGTCTCTATCATCCTTGGTGTTCCCTCACCTGTAAAATACGAGTATTATTGGCTGCCTGTGACCAGGCATTGACCAGTATTCCTGCAGCTTTGCAAGCTGGTCTTAGAGTTATTAGAGAAGTAAGTGAGTTACTGGTTTGCTCTTCTATATTCAGGTTTATATTCACTTTGCATTTGGCTCTAGCTGGTCCTATGCATTCTAGCAAAAAGGCAAAATCAGGgttcaaaaagcaaaaaaaaccggACACATTTGGaggtgggagtggggaggaagaaaaatagtagtaatagtaaaggtaaaggtaaagggacccctgaccattaggtccagtcatgtccgactctggggttgcgacgctcatctcgctttattggccgagggagccggtgtacagcttccgggtcatgtggccagcatgactaagccgcttctggcgaaccagagcagcgcacggaaacgccgtttcccgccggagcagtacctatttatctacttgcactttgacgtgctttcaaactgctaggttggcaggagctgggaccgagcaacgggagctcaccccgtcggattcaaaccgccaaccttctgatcagcaagcccaagaggctcagtggtttagaccacagcgccacccgcatccctagtagTAATAGTAGGCACTGCCATTTTTGGTCTCCACTGCACTCTGCTGCCAGCCTGCCACCAGTGTCACCACCAGGCCCACACGCCTCTTTCCTGGCTCGAGCTGGCAGCGGCCGTGGCGTGCAAAGTGGCGGGAAACATGGACCGCTCGACCCCCCCTGATCGTGGGTAAGACGCTGGATGACCGGCCCATGCCTTGTCTGGCCACCGTCCCCCTGCGGGCCTCCGGAGTTTCCCTCCGTTTAGCCGGTGCGCCCAAGGGAGCTTGGGTGGTGGATGGGGCTGTGCCCAGCAGCAAGGGGCCCGGCATGCCTTGCCCggcagagagagagaccccaCATGTTGACCGGAGCTTGCACCCACCCAAGAACAGGACGCAAGAGACCCGGCAACGGTGTGGCACTCCCGCCTGCTGAGTCGATACTGGGTGGCTTTCGCCACCCACACAAGCCTGGGAGCTTCCTGCGCGTCAATGGGTGGGTGCCAATGGAGGAGCCACTGGCTCCCCAGGGAATGTGAGGCAGTGGAGGGCAGCACTCGCCCACCCTCTGCCTGCCCTGCCATTCTGGGCTCTGGCGTTTGCCTGCCCGACATCCTGCGTTGGCGGCATGGGCTAGGAGCAGCTCTGCATGGCATAGCCGCCGACACCACCCTCCAACCCTACTGTACCTGATCTTCCAATGGCTCTCTCCCTTCCGATGGATGCTCTGCATCCCATGGCCTCCGCATGCTCTCCTGTGGCCAAAGCGACTGCTCCACACGGCACATCCATTTCCAGGGCACAGGAAatgtcactccccccccaaacccaactcccccccaccaaatatttcctttaaaatgcaaaaatatgCCCGGATGGCCAtgttggccccccaaaagagggcatgtccaggaaaacctggacgtatggcaaccctaaggcaAAATAGATTACACAAGTCTGGAGTTTGCTGCTCTGTGTTTTATTTGAATATCTGTCTGGTATCATGTTATCAATTCCTAAGAAGGGAGACCTTGAAATtgctcagcagcagcaggctgAGCAGGTGCACAGGTCACCCAGTCACTGGTAACAttaatttctattattatttctaaattagcctatatacatataaattagcatatgtaaCTTTGATTGAAATCCATATCCCCACTGCCCCTGTTTTTGTGGTGATGTGTACATTGTTACCCTAGACTCTTCTCTCTGGActttctcccttcttctccccttcttttcaCGGGGCTATTGCCTGTACTCGCCAGGGgggccaacttgaacaaaatgggggggcagataagccctgccccacataatcgatcacatgacatggtgcacacacaccatttgaatgacaatgcccatcaactttggggagagcatcaaatattttgggggggggcaagacccCTTGGCCCCTGTAGTCGGCTCCTATGTTTCCCACTCTCCTTTCCCAAGACTCCTGCTCCCCTTggccctccctccaccccccttgcCATCCCCAATGCCTCCATTCCTAGGGACCTCTTCTTCTCCAAGACAGTTCTGCCTTCCTGGCTCCTTTCCAATATCAGAGCAGGAATAGAGAATGTGCAGAGAGGAGGTGTGAGGTAAGCCAGCAGCTGGGGGTCTGAAGAGCTTGAAATCCCCCCCCATTAATCTTAGAAGTCCTTATCATTGGCTGGACTGGGCTCTGTGGTGGTCCACAGGTTACAAGTTCCATTGAAATTGTATTATAATTGCAAAAGTAGATGGCCATTTACTTGAGAAGCATTGTACTAAATTCTCACCCTGTTTTGTAAAGAGCATCCTTCCTgctctctctgtttttctttaaataataataattattattaaacaacCCAGTGCTGCAGTTCTTCAAAGTCCAGATCTCCCCATATCAAAGTTTCCAGAAGGGTAGATGAAACGCAGCAGGGCTCAGATGGAAAGCTTGCTGGTCTGAGTCATCATATACACAGCAGCTATCAGAGTAATTTAGTTACAGAGCAACCTGCATTGTAAAAAACACACTCGCAGGCCATGGTGGACTCTCCTGGCAGGAGGCTAGACAAAGACAGAAGAGTCAGCTGAGTAGCTGGAGGGACTCACTTGAAAGGAGGTGAGTGGCTCTTGCAGAACCCAGGACAGTCCTGACGGCTGCTAGATTGTgattgtatgtgtgtatgtttgcatgttctgcacacccctctcttgatttctttctctcccctcctggaGCCCGACAAAAAGCTGAAAGACTGCATGACATCACATGTCAGAGATTCCTCGTGGAGAGAAAAACCCAACTCCTCCTGCAGCTCGTTTCAAAAGGCACTGGGAGGCTTGGTCTGTCCACGTCAAgcaaagagagagcgagaggcaGGCAGAGCGCAGTTTAGTCGCCAGGCTGCACAGATCTCTCAACTTTTCCAGCAGcgaaaaggaagagaaggaatAAAACTTCTTGGGTTATTCCGAGCCTACAGTTATCAGAAGTGCCTGGGCATTGGAGAAGCAAAAGACccggagagggagagaaggagagagacatCGCTGTTGTGGACTGGAGGGAGTGGTGCTGTGAATTAGCAAAGAATTAGCATCCAGAGCAGTTTAGCATTACAGCAAGAGAAGCCGATGCTCCGGCTGGAAGAATCCCAGTATGGAAGAAGTACCGGCAACTCTGCCCTGGCAACTCTCTCCCTGaactgctgcttctcctctgaCTCAGGTAACAATGGGGGGCTTCTGATCTGTAGACCCTCAGGCACATGTGAAACTGAGAAGGGGGGCCCCACATCCCACCTGGACCTGTAGGGCCACTCCTTCTAAATGATCATGGCTACCATGGGCGGTCATGACGGCTACAATATCCAAGCCACCGCCGCCATTGCAGCTGTCACCACCTTCCTCATCATCTTCACCATCTTTGGCAACATTCTGGTGATCATTGCTGTGCTGACCAGCAGGTCTCTGAAAGCCCCACAGAACCTTTTCCTGGTGTCCCTTGCGGCCGCAGACATCCTAGTGGCCACCCTCATCATCCCCTTCTCTCTTGCCAATGAGTTGATGGGCTACTGGTATTTCAGCAGGACATGGTGTAAAGCCTACCTGGCCTTGGATGTTCTCTTCTGCACAGCCTCCATCGTGCATCTCTGCGCCATCAGTCTGGACCGGTACTGGTCGGTGAGCCGAGCCATTGAGTACAACTCCAAGAGGACGCCTCGGAGAATCAAGTGCACCATCCTTGTGGTGTGGCTGATTGCGGCCGTCATCTCCTTGCCTCCGCTGGTCCTCAATGAAAACCCAAACAATGCCAAAGAGGATGCAAGGAGGTGTGAGCTGAATGAGGAGCCCTGGTACatcctctcctccagcacctgctCTTTCTTTGCCCCCTGCGTCATTATGATCTTGGTGTATATTAGGATCTACTTCATAGCCAAGCGTCGAAACAAGCAGAGGACTCAGGCTAAGAAGCCCAAGACAAAGGCAGAAGAAGGGGTGCCCCAAATCATCGCTGTTCCATCTGTTGAAACCTCTCCCAAGCAGGACCAATCCAAGCCTCAGGGAGAAGGGGAGCCAAATGGACATCAGGTACCCACTCAGGAAAGTGACCAGCCAGAGACCCATTGCCTCTCTACTGAGAAGTTTTCTCTTGTAAGCCAGGAGGAGAAAGACCCAGAGCCAGCAACTGCCACCAGCCCTTCTCAGTCCCTGCCTGAGAAGAAGCCATCTTCAGAGTGCTTTCCCCCCAGCAGCATCAAGCGGGGCAATGGACCCCCCCAGAACTCCCCTCAGGGCATGGACACCTTGGCCACTGCGAGAGGGGAGGTCCTGCTGGTGAGAAGGGTGAAGACCCTCAGTGCCAACCCCTGGAAGAGGAAGACGCACCTCAACCGGGAGAAGAGGTTCACCTTTGTCCTGGCTGTGGTGATCGGGGTCTTTGTCATCTGTTGgttccctttcttcttcctctacAGCCTCCGGGCCATCTGTCCCCCAGAGCACTGTCCAATCCCAGATAGCACCTTTAAGTTTTTCTTCTGGATTGGCTACTGCAACAGCTCCTTGAACCCTGTCATATATACCATCTTCAATCAGGACTTTCGTAAGGCTTTTAGGAAGATTCTCTGCAGGCAGTGGACTCAGACTGCCTGGTAAGAGAGGCTGGGtgagggcaagcaagcaagcaattcaGAGTGCATGGGGACCCTTGTGGAAACAGAACTCATCATGCTATTTAAACTAAACAAGGAAAACTATATTTATTTGTTGGCTTTTGTGTTTGTAGAAAGGGGAGTGAGGTGAGTGCTGGATAGAAACTGGCTTTTCAGGCAGTCGATTTTAGTTCAGCtatctctgtctgtgtgtgtataatgCAGACCCACACCCATATGTTCCGCCAACATATTTTTTTTCACCGAAAGATTATGTGCCAATGCCAAATATCTTCTGATTAGTTGGGTCAAAGGAACCTTTCCCCCCTAAATCCTGTGGCTGAATGAGAGTGTGCTCAAGGGTTGCCAGCTTTGCAAACTACCCCTGttgctgtgcctttaacagcagcttgatctgCAGGGATTAGTAGGTGATAATGTTTTTGTCTCCATGCTGCAAAAAGCTTCCTGTGCGATTCCTGCAGACTAAGATGCTGTCAAGGCAAAGGAACAACCTTGGCAAATTTCCTCACCTCCTGACCACTTGGCAGCCTCCTGTGCCATCCAGGTAAGCCACAAAAAAGTAATCAGTTAAACAGCCTAAAACTAATCCATTTATATCTGTAAATGTTGAACATGCTTCAGAAGAAATCTGCAAAGTGTCTATTTCTCTGCTCAGGAATCTAGGACTGAAAATTCTCTTTCAGGGGCATGTTGGCAGCTATGAAGGCATGATAGTCAGGTTGCCAACTGGCCAAAATAAAATGGATGGgactgctcctgtgcctttgacAGAAAATTTGTAAAAAGGTGTCGGCATGGAAATAGTGTTGCTCGCTAACGTCTGCACATTGAAATGCGGCTCTTAAAGGCACAGCGCAGGCAGGGTTGGAAGCAAAAGTTGGTGGTTAAAatggtctgattttttttttaaaaagggtgatTTGAGCCAAATGTTGATGTTTGTTGTATTTGATTGCAACCAGCTATTGGGAAATTCCCTGGACGGTGCTTTTTGACATGGTAGGGTTGTTAACTTCTAAAAATCAGCTCTTCTCCTGTGCCTTTAAAGGCAAAATGATTTGGAGATATTTAGAAAGGCAAGCTTTTGTAGCTCTTTCGGTTCCACATCAAGAAAAACTTCAGCTGTTACATTTATGCAAGTtaagctgctgttaaaagcacaaaagcagccctgtttaaaaatagcagcagcaaagtAGCAACCtgggttgtttttattgtgtttcctATTCCTTTGCCTCTGGAGTCCTCGCAGATTACgtcaaatatttctgcattggaggtggttggactagatgatccttggggtctcttccaactctatgattctaaattcTTCCCATGGAACATGTGCATGGAAGGGTAGGCCCTGGCTTCTAAATCAGGAAAGCAAAGTCCTCTAAGACACCAGATGCTTTTTGCTACTGTTTAGGGTTGGCAACTGACTCAGAAGAAAACTCCAGTCTGGTCTGTGTTTTGACCTTCAAGAGCAGCTTGATCTGTAGAAATCAACAGACGAAGTCCCCTTGAGCTATAGACTGCCTATTGCACACAGTTTAAAGGGCTATTGAAGGCACAGCCGAAGTAGCCCTTTGAGGAAGGGTCCAGGTGTGCAAAATTGGCCTGAGCTGTGTTAATGTGGAAGGAGGAAACACATTCGCACGTGGAGGTGGGCAGAAGAGGTGGGTTCCCGCAGCAGCACAAAGTCCAGCTTTGTTGGTATGGGTTTGTAGtagtcctattgaaattaattggcatgtctaacttaggtccattaatttcaatgggtctacactgagtagaagTTAGTTGGATGCAGACCTACATCCCCAAGGACTGCAGCATTGAATGGAAGCCTTTGACTGACTACTGCCCCCCAGTTAAAGAAATCATAGTTGATTAACTTATGAGTTTTAGTTGATCGCTTAACGAAGCTGCTATATGTATGAGAAAAGAacaaagtgctttt contains:
- the ADRA2B gene encoding alpha-2B adrenergic receptor, with amino-acid sequence MIMATMGGHDGYNIQATAAIAAVTTFLIIFTIFGNILVIIAVLTSRSLKAPQNLFLVSLAAADILVATLIIPFSLANELMGYWYFSRTWCKAYLALDVLFCTASIVHLCAISLDRYWSVSRAIEYNSKRTPRRIKCTILVVWLIAAVISLPPLVLNENPNNAKEDARRCELNEEPWYILSSSTCSFFAPCVIMILVYIRIYFIAKRRNKQRTQAKKPKTKAEEGVPQIIAVPSVETSPKQDQSKPQGEGEPNGHQVPTQESDQPETHCLSTEKFSLVSQEEKDPEPATATSPSQSLPEKKPSSECFPPSSIKRGNGPPQNSPQGMDTLATARGEVLLVRRVKTLSANPWKRKTHLNREKRFTFVLAVVIGVFVICWFPFFFLYSLRAICPPEHCPIPDSTFKFFFWIGYCNSSLNPVIYTIFNQDFRKAFRKILCRQWTQTAW